The DNA region GCAACAAACCCAATCGAAACTGGGCATCAGCAGATGAAGATATCCCGCCTTCCTTCGAAATGTACCATCCATGAAATAGTATTTCAGACTTTTCAATATCTTCTCTTTAAAAAGAGAGTGAAACCTTTCCCCACTCTCTTTTTTTTGCTATTTTTGTTTCCGTTAATCATATTGATATTATCGTGAAACAGACAATTATCTACATATTATCATTATTTATCTTCATCTTCGATTTAAAAGCAGAAGGACTTTATTTTCAATCTTATGAAGTGAATAAGGACTTACGAACTACTCTAAATCTCACTCCAGAAGAAACTCTTTCATTGGCAAAAGGTTTTTCTATGGATTTTGATTTAAAGTTACGACGGGGAAAACATAACTTCGGTTATATATTTCGTATGATAATCAATGATAACCAAAATTTAGATTTGGTTGTTCGTTCCTCTTCTCCTAGCCGTTCCTATTTTCTCATTGTTGGCAATGAAAACAGGCTAACTTATTCTTGTGAGAATAACAGACAAGACGATCTAGAATGGACACACATAACAATCTGTTATACTAAAGATAATGACGAACTCACTCTAAAAATTGGTGACACGGTACAAAAATCAAAACTTAACGGAGCTATTCCCTCATTTACAAATGTGAAGCTTTTCTTTGGAGAAACTAAACACCACATATATTCTACAACAGATGTTGCTCCTATGACTTTAAGAAACATTGAACTGAAGCAAACCGGAGGAAAACACTTCTTATGGGAACTTTGTAAACACTGCAAAAATGAAATCCGAGACAAGTACCATAATGCCAAAGCAACTGTAACACATCCCGTTTGGTTAATAGACCAGAAAGCGCATTGGAAAAAATGTGCCACAGTTTCAGCTACCCAACGGCATTTCTGGGCTTTTAACGAAAAAGACTCTAAAATATATATTGCAGGCCCTCAATATTTATATATTTACGACCTTAACTTAAATCAGTTTTCCGATACGATTGTACCAAAGAATGGCTCTTGCTTCTATAGTGATGCAGCCAGGTTACTATTTGATTCAGGAAAAAATAAGTTATTATCTTACGAAATAGATTCCACACATATAGAATCTTTCGATTTTGTTCAGAACAGATGGGAATCTAAACATACCACTTCATCATCTCCTCGTTTTTGGCATCATAATCATTTTATTTCTTCACAAGACAGTTCATTATATTGTTTTGGAGGATACGGTTATCATCTGTACAAAAGTATCTTAAAGAAGTTTTCTTTCAAAACCAAACAATGGCAAGAAAAAGACTTAAGCTCATATATAACTCCAAGATATCTTGCTGCATTAGGGCAATCTTTCGGTAAAGTCTACATTTTCGGAGGATATGGTAGCCAAACTGGAGAACAACAAGTATCACCACGCTATTTTTATGATTTATATGAATTGAATCCTCAAAATTATGTAATAAAAAAGATATGGGAATACGATAACCTAGAGAACAGTTTCGTTCAAGGTAATTCAATGGTCATCGATTCTGAAAAAAAATGCTTTTATACCCTCTGTTATCCCAGTGAAAAATATCACTCATACATCTATCTAAATAAATTTTCTTTAGAAAAGCCAATTAGAACAATCTTGGCAGATTCCATTCCTTTCCTGTTCAATGATACGGAATCCATGTGTGACCTCTATTTTGATAAAAAATTGAATAAGCTTATTGCTTTAGTCCAAGTATTAAGTACACAAAATCAATATGAGATAAGCATTTACACTTTAAATTTTCCTCCTATAACACACTCTGAGATATATCAACTTCAATCATCATCTTCTAATCATAGCGTCATTTACTTTATCAGCCTTTTACTTTTCGCTATTACATTATTGATTTTCTGTTATCTACACAAGAAAAGGAGATATTCTCAAAAGAAAACTACTTATCCAATTACAGAAGAGTTTGCCTCCAACATAGAAGAAACTAACACGGAAACAAACACACCTCACATCCTGAAAAAAAGACAATCTTCCATTACATTCCTTGGAGGATTTCAGGTCATTGGCATTAACGGAGATGATATTACAGGCGCGTTTACGCCTACCCTAAAGAATTTACTGGTACTAATACTGCTTAACACAATGACCAAAAAGAAAGGGATCTCCTCTGAAATGTTAATTGAGCGCTTCTGGTATGATAAAAATGAGTCCAGTGCTCGCAACAACTTAAGTGTGAATATTAAGCGGTTACGTTCCTTATTAGAACAAGTTGGACCTATCCAAGTAGTTCATTCAAACGGATATTGGACAATTGAATTATCCGATTCTATCACATGCGATTACAAAAATGTAAGCCAATCACTGGAATCTATCCAAGAAAATCCAAATTCTTTTTCTGAAAACCAAATAAACCAGATACTTAATCAATTAGCATTAGGTATCTTATTACCTAGTATACAAAATGAATGGATTGACGAATACAAATCTAATTACACGAACCAAGCTATTGAATCCTTAAGACTACTATTAGACATAGTAAGTATTTCCAATGAATTAAAATGCAAAATATGCAATACGATTTTAATGCTCGACTCGCTGGACGAAGATGCTCTTATAGAGAAATGCAAGACACTCTATATTTTAGGAAGAAAGGGACAAGCCAAAAATGCCTATGACACCTATTGCAAAAACTATTTAGCACTGTTAAACACAGAATTCAAAACATCATTTTCTGATATTATTGAAAAGAAATAGCCACAATAGCTATTACAATAACTCACTCATTCGTAACCAATATTACATTTACATAACATTTCCCATTAAAATGATTTTAATGGCTTATTTTCATCGTTTTTTAAGATGATTTTAATCCGTCATAATGATATTTGTCCAGTCAATCAGACAACAATTAAGTTATCAAATTAAAACTATCATTTTATGAAAAAACACTTAATCATCCTGACAGCCTATCTCTGTGCTTGCCTAAGTTTGTTTGCACAGCAGCGTACGCTAAAAGGGAAAGTAACCGATCAGGCTGACAATTCGCCAATTCCTGCGGTCACTGTCACCACATTTGATAAAAATGGGACAAGACATGGAGTTTTAACTGACATGGAGGGAAACTACTCAATCCAAATTCCAGAAGGAGCTACGACCTTAAAATTTTCTTTTATTGGAATGAAAGATGTCACAGAAAAGATTGGTAACCGCACAATCATTAATGTGATTATGGAGGAAGATGCTATCACAACCGATGAAGTGGTTGTTACAGCTCTTGGGATTAAACGCCAAGCCAAAGCTTTAAGCTACTCTACACAAGGAGTTAATATGGATGGAATAAATGATGCAAAAAGTTCAAACATTGTATCATCTCTTTCTGGAAAAATTGCAGGTGTACAAATCACTCCTCCAGGTATGAACAATGGTTCTGCACGTATTGTTATCCGAGGTAATAATTCTGTCACAGGTAATAACCAACCACTATTCGTTGTGGATGGCATGCCGATCGACAATTCGGATGGCGAAAATGGTAATCTGGATTATGGAAACGGAGCTGCAGATATTAATCCTGATGACATTGAAAATATCGAGGTTTTAAAAGGTGCCAACGCATCTGCATTATATGGTTCAAGAGCAGCAAACGGAGTAATACTCATTACTACCAAAAAAGGCGGTGAAAAATTCAAAGTAAACATAAACTCCAACTGCATGTTCCAGACTCTAACAGAATTTCCAGAATATCAGAATGCCTATGGAGTAGGAACCAGCTTCTATATTGACAATAAGAACAACCCTCCCCTATCTAAAACAAATTATAGAAGTTGGGGAAGTCCAATGATGGGACAACCTGTTATTGGTTTGGATGGAAAGTTAAAAGCATACCTTCCGGAACCAGATAACGTAAAAGACTTCTATCAAACAGCAACAATGTGGACTAATTCTATTTCTGTGGAAGGTGGAAACAAAAAAAATCAGTATCGCATATCCTATACAAATAATCATTCTAATAGCGTTGTCGAGAATTTCAATATTGATAATAAGTCAACATTCAACTTAAGACTTAACAATCAGTTCACTAGTTGGCTAAGTTTAGATTCTAAAATTACATATATAGATGACAGAGTAACTAACAGACAATATTCTAAAAGTGACAATAAAAATCCAATGAATTCATATATCCATATGGCACGGAGCACGTCTCTATCCGAATTATATACATGGAAAGATGCAAATGGGAACGAAATTGGTACACACCGTAATTTCAGTAATCCATATTGGATTATCAATGAGAATGAGAATAAAGATACAAAAAAACGTGTAATCGGATCATTTGTGCTAAAAATTGATTTTAGCAAAGACCTATCTCTCCAAGCCAAAGCAGGCATCGATACGTATAATTGGAACGGATATACCTTTAATAATAAAGGAAGTATGAATGATGCAGACGGACAGATGCAAACATTCCAACGTGAACTAGAAAATTATAATATCGAAGGACTACTAACTTATAACAAAAGATTTAAGAGGTTTTCTGTGATGGCCAATGCCGGTATCATCATGTATAGTACTAATCAGACCCGATATACCCAAAAAATCAATTCCTTATTACAGCCGGGATTAATTAATATTTCAAATTCAGCGGAGTACCCAACAGATACACAGGAGCTAAGTGAAAAGAAAATTAATTCTATCTTTGGAGCTGTGTCTCTTGGATTCAATGATTACATTTATCTAGATATCACTGGTCGTAATGACTGGTCCAGTACATTACCTGCCAAAAACAATTCATATTTTTATCCTTCTGTTGGGAGTAGTTTTATCTTCTCAGAAGCTTTTAAAATGGACAAGAGCATCGTTTCTTTTGGAAAAATCCGTGGTTCATATGCTATCGTAGGTAGCGACACCAGCCCTTATAGAGTATATGACAGCTATTCTTTCAATGGGATATTTAATGATGCAACTTTGGCATCATTATCTACCACCATGAATAATCCGGATCTTAAACCAGAAAAAACATATTCATGGGAAATAGGAGCTGATATACGTTTCTTCAAGAACCGATTGGGCATTGACTTCACTTATTATAATACCACAACTAAAAATCAAATTATCAATGCACAACTCCCGACTTCATCCGGTTACCAAAAACGTTATTATAATGCTGGGGAAATTCAGAACAAAGGTATTGAATTAATGGTATATGGAACACCGGTTAAAAACAAAAATTTCTCATGGGAAGTTAATCTAAATTGGGCAAAAAACAACTCTAAAGTAATAAGTCTGATTGAAGGTGTAGATCGTTTTCAGATAGGTAATTACTCCAGCTATATTTACGTTTATGCAGAAGTAGGGAAGCCATATGGATACATGCGGGGACTTGGAGTTAAACGTCATGAAAACGGCAAAATGATTATGGAAGACGGAGGTGGATTACTCATGAAAGACCCGGACAAAGAATTTGGAACTTCTACACCGGATTGGGTTGGTGGTATTACTAATACATTCCGTTACAAGAATTTTGACTTCAGTTTTCTCATCGACGTCAAAAAAGGAGGAATTATTTACTCTGCCTCTACTGGTAAAATGCTCACTAATGGTATGACCTCAGAAACTCTTTTCGGACGTGACGACTATTATATCCGCAAAGAGATATGGGGAGAAAGCGACTCAGAGCTTTCGGGAGGTGCATGGTTTGATGCTGTCTACTCAGATGGTACTCCAGCAAACAAATTCATGAGTCCTCAAAGCTACGCATATTGTAAACCTAATTATGCCGAGTTTACGATTTATGATGCATCATACGTAAAACTCAGAGAACTAACATTAGGATATACATTCCCCAAACAATGGATGAGCAAAATTAAAATACAAAGACTCAGATTAGCATTTGTAGGACGAAACCTTTGGACTATTCACAAAAAAACACCACAAGGCTTCGATCCGGAAGCTTCACAGACATCAGGCAACGGGCAAGGGATAGAAAACGGTTCTCTGCCTCCTAATGCCGTATATGGTTTTGATATTAAACTAACATTCTAAAAAACTTAGTACAATTATGAAAAAGTTATATATTGTAATGATCTTCATCGTAAGTTTATCCCTATGGGGATGCTCCTTTACTGATTTTGGAGATCTTAACGAAAATCCTAATAATCCCACAAGAGTAGAACCTGACTTCCTCTTTGCAACAGCAATCAAAGAATCAATGAACCTATACGGCGGGGCGATGAACCGGGTTATATTCTTTAATTACACACAACAATTCTCAGGCTTCAATGGAAGTTGGCAACGCTTTAATTATAGCGATAGCGAAAATAATACATATTGGAAAGCAGCTTATGTTTTGTGTATGCAACCGGTAAACAAGATCGCAGAAATCTTTTCAGATAACCCTGACTATAAAAACAGAGTATTAATTGCCAGGATCTGGAAAGCTTATCTCATCTCACAAACAACTGCTTTTTACGGTCCTATACCTGCTTCACAAGCACTGAAAGGCACTCCTGATATCGCCTATGATTCAGAAGCGACAATATACAAATATCTGTTTGACGAATTAAAAGAGTGTGCTGATAATCTGGAAAAGGGAGGAGATCAATACAGCAAAACATACGATTTCATATATGGAGGAGATATCACTAAATGGAAAAAATTTGCGAATTCTCTTCGTCTACGTTTAGCCCTACGTATCAAAAATGCCGATGAAACTCAGGCAGCCACTGTAGCTAAAGAAGTATTAGCAGATGAAACAAATACAATCTGTAAAGAAGATGAATCTGCAACTTCTCATTGGGGAACTACCAGTCTGACTTGGAGCCCATTATACGATAGAGTAGTATTTAATGAGCAAGCCAATCTAGCTACGCTACCTGTTTTATGTGAAACAATGGTCTATCATACTAAACCTTATAACGATCCCAGAATCACTATCTATGGACAACCGGCTACCCAAGGGCCTTATAAAGGAGAGTATTTTGGTCAGAATATTTCTTATGGAGGAAGCCCGACAGGATTCCCAACAGAAGAAAATCCACATAAAGGAATGTCACAAAAAGATTATTCGGCCATTGGAGCCCGTTTCTTAAAGCCGGACGCAGAGTGGGTATTCATATCATATGCCGAGACAGCTTTTTTAAAAGCTGAAGCAGCCTATTATGGCTGGGGGGGAGATAAAACCGCAGAACAATATTATTATGAGGGTATTGACGCTTCTTTTGCCAAATACGGTTTATCAGAGCATGCAACCACCTACAAAGACACTCCAGGTATTAAATGGGGAACAGCTTCTGATACAGAAGGGCGTGAAACCGAATTCCAAGATTTTGCACATATTTGCAGTAGTGCTATCTCCTCAGGCGATTATCTTCGTCAGATCATAATGCAGCATTGGTTAGCCATACCCATGCAATGCGCAGATGCTTGGGAGTTATTAAGACGGACTCAGATACTAGAATTCCAACCGATGTTTTCTTCTTACGAAGGAACCACTTTATACATGCCTGACCGTCTATTATACCCAAGTGACGAATATCAAGCCAATACCACGGAAGTAAATAAAGCCGCTGCAACATTAAATGGACGCGACTATTTGTTTACAACATTATCATGGGGGCTTCCAGCCAAGAAAAATCCAAATTTGCCAAATGAATAACTTAAAATATTATACTTATGAAATCAATATACATCTATTTAGGAGCTATAATTTGTCTGTTATGTGCATGCTCAACCGATGAACATCTGCCGGACGTGAGTAAATTCTACTATCCCATACCGGACACCCCCTTAAAAGAGGCTGTAAATTTAGGTGCATATTACTACACCTATAAAACTAATGACTGGAACAAAGGATATCCGGAAGAGCCTGAACTTGGAGAATACGATATATTTTCCAATCCACAACTGATGAGCCGACAGTTCGAATGGGCTGTCCAAGGTGGATTAGATTATTTCATACTTAAATGGGATAATGCTGACAATGATCAGAAATTATTAACCCAGTATGCCCAATATTATACCCCACAAGCACCTAAAATGGTTATATGTTACAATATAGCACACCTGAAAGGAACAAATGCTTCCCCTATTGCAGAAAAGAAATTAGCACAGATGGTTACAGAACTAAAAGAACTATATAACGACCATATGTCAAAAAAACATTATTTCAAGATCGACAACCGTCCGGTCATTATGATAACCTCTTTGATTCCCAGTTCCTCACAGCCGAA from Bacteroides sp. MSB163 includes:
- a CDS encoding glycoside hydrolase family 99-like domain-containing protein; the protein is MKSIYIYLGAIICLLCACSTDEHLPDVSKFYYPIPDTPLKEAVNLGAYYYTYKTNDWNKGYPEEPELGEYDIFSNPQLMSRQFEWAVQGGLDYFILKWDNADNDQKLLTQYAQYYTPQAPKMVICYNIAHLKGTNASPIAEKKLAQMVTELKELYNDHMSKKHYFKIDNRPVIMITSLIPSSSQPNAIDFNTVMSTIRQEFANMNVNPYFIGEVPTGWKAPQTYKKSIITMDAVTLTSWAPNDYDRSYAFCSFNDISWKNWCDSTSAWKMDYIPCIFPAYNDLVSNPKSKNLIVERTEKFFIDYCNVAKRNLGSKRFVIVNSWNDFGKGNALEPAKEYGTVSLDILKKQFTVN
- a CDS encoding SusC/RagA family TonB-linked outer membrane protein → MKKHLIILTAYLCACLSLFAQQRTLKGKVTDQADNSPIPAVTVTTFDKNGTRHGVLTDMEGNYSIQIPEGATTLKFSFIGMKDVTEKIGNRTIINVIMEEDAITTDEVVVTALGIKRQAKALSYSTQGVNMDGINDAKSSNIVSSLSGKIAGVQITPPGMNNGSARIVIRGNNSVTGNNQPLFVVDGMPIDNSDGENGNLDYGNGAADINPDDIENIEVLKGANASALYGSRAANGVILITTKKGGEKFKVNINSNCMFQTLTEFPEYQNAYGVGTSFYIDNKNNPPLSKTNYRSWGSPMMGQPVIGLDGKLKAYLPEPDNVKDFYQTATMWTNSISVEGGNKKNQYRISYTNNHSNSVVENFNIDNKSTFNLRLNNQFTSWLSLDSKITYIDDRVTNRQYSKSDNKNPMNSYIHMARSTSLSELYTWKDANGNEIGTHRNFSNPYWIINENENKDTKKRVIGSFVLKIDFSKDLSLQAKAGIDTYNWNGYTFNNKGSMNDADGQMQTFQRELENYNIEGLLTYNKRFKRFSVMANAGIIMYSTNQTRYTQKINSLLQPGLINISNSAEYPTDTQELSEKKINSIFGAVSLGFNDYIYLDITGRNDWSSTLPAKNNSYFYPSVGSSFIFSEAFKMDKSIVSFGKIRGSYAIVGSDTSPYRVYDSYSFNGIFNDATLASLSTTMNNPDLKPEKTYSWEIGADIRFFKNRLGIDFTYYNTTTKNQIINAQLPTSSGYQKRYYNAGEIQNKGIELMVYGTPVKNKNFSWEVNLNWAKNNSKVISLIEGVDRFQIGNYSSYIYVYAEVGKPYGYMRGLGVKRHENGKMIMEDGGGLLMKDPDKEFGTSTPDWVGGITNTFRYKNFDFSFLIDVKKGGIIYSASTGKMLTNGMTSETLFGRDDYYIRKEIWGESDSELSGGAWFDAVYSDGTPANKFMSPQSYAYCKPNYAEFTIYDASYVKLRELTLGYTFPKQWMSKIKIQRLRLAFVGRNLWTIHKKTPQGFDPEASQTSGNGQGIENGSLPPNAVYGFDIKLTF
- a CDS encoding SusD/RagB family nutrient-binding outer membrane lipoprotein, whose product is MKKLYIVMIFIVSLSLWGCSFTDFGDLNENPNNPTRVEPDFLFATAIKESMNLYGGAMNRVIFFNYTQQFSGFNGSWQRFNYSDSENNTYWKAAYVLCMQPVNKIAEIFSDNPDYKNRVLIARIWKAYLISQTTAFYGPIPASQALKGTPDIAYDSEATIYKYLFDELKECADNLEKGGDQYSKTYDFIYGGDITKWKKFANSLRLRLALRIKNADETQAATVAKEVLADETNTICKEDESATSHWGTTSLTWSPLYDRVVFNEQANLATLPVLCETMVYHTKPYNDPRITIYGQPATQGPYKGEYFGQNISYGGSPTGFPTEENPHKGMSQKDYSAIGARFLKPDAEWVFISYAETAFLKAEAAYYGWGGDKTAEQYYYEGIDASFAKYGLSEHATTYKDTPGIKWGTASDTEGRETEFQDFAHICSSAISSGDYLRQIIMQHWLAIPMQCADAWELLRRTQILEFQPMFSSYEGTTLYMPDRLLYPSDEYQANTTEVNKAAATLNGRDYLFTTLSWGLPAKKNPNLPNE